In Leptospira ellinghausenii, the following proteins share a genomic window:
- a CDS encoding hydrogen peroxide-inducible genes activator has translation MTITQLRYIVALDQFKSFAKAAEHCLVAQPTLSLQIQKVEQELGFDLFDRKKNPIITTKLGKEVVEQAKSTLKEADKLFEIAGQWKDEPAGNISLGIIPTVSNYLIPSIYKKLQSEFPKVNFRISELPTLTIIEKLESEEIDLGILATPLKISNIVEHQLYYEPFVVYYPKDAKEKSTSVSMKHIEKYPLLVLGEEHCFRHQSLKICNRNALAKIESGSVETLKRMVDMGIGVTLLPKLAVDKVSERIVPFQSPEPAREISLVYKKGFYKTKILNKLTNLILNVIPKEYHKKEKFKVIGVSIGQD, from the coding sequence ATGACAATTACTCAACTTCGATACATAGTAGCTTTAGATCAGTTTAAAAGTTTTGCAAAAGCCGCCGAACATTGTTTAGTTGCTCAGCCAACTTTAAGTTTACAGATCCAAAAAGTTGAACAAGAACTTGGTTTTGATTTATTTGATCGAAAAAAAAATCCTATCATCACAACAAAATTAGGAAAAGAAGTAGTCGAACAAGCAAAATCAACTTTGAAGGAAGCTGACAAATTATTTGAAATTGCTGGTCAATGGAAAGATGAACCTGCAGGGAATATATCACTCGGAATCATACCGACTGTAAGTAATTATTTAATTCCTTCAATATATAAAAAATTACAATCAGAATTTCCAAAAGTTAATTTTCGAATTTCTGAATTACCAACACTTACCATCATTGAAAAATTGGAATCAGAGGAGATAGATCTAGGAATCCTCGCAACGCCACTCAAAATTTCCAATATCGTTGAACACCAACTTTATTATGAACCTTTTGTTGTATATTACCCAAAGGATGCAAAAGAAAAATCAACCTCAGTTTCAATGAAACATATCGAAAAGTATCCATTATTAGTTTTAGGCGAGGAACATTGTTTTCGCCACCAATCATTGAAGATATGTAATCGGAATGCTTTAGCAAAAATCGAAAGTGGAAGTGTTGAAACCCTAAAGCGGATGGTAGATATGGGGATTGGAGTTACCTTATTACCAAAATTAGCAGTTGATAAAGTTTCGGAACGAATCGTTCCTTTTCAATCACCTGAACCGGCAAGAGAAATCAGTTTGGTATATAAAAAAGGATTTTATAAAACAAAAATCTTAAATAAACTTACAAATTTAATTCTGAATGTAATCCCAAAAGAGTACCATAAAAAAGAGAAATTCAAAGTGATTGGAGTGTCCATAGGCCAAGATTAG
- the ahpC gene encoding alkyl hydroperoxide reductase subunit C, protein MSNINTQIPDFTTEAFHNGAFKKISKKDVLGKWSVFVFYPADFTFVCPTELGDVADHYEELQKMGVEVYSVSTDTHFVHKAWHEASDTIKKIKFPMLGDASGKITRGFGVMIEDDGQALRGTFVVNPEGVIKTAEIHDLGIGRSAEELVRKVQAAQYVANNDGEVCPAKWKPGNTTLKPGLDLVGKI, encoded by the coding sequence ATGTCCAATATCAACACACAAATTCCAGACTTCACAACAGAAGCTTTCCACAACGGTGCTTTTAAAAAAATCAGTAAAAAAGACGTTCTCGGAAAGTGGTCTGTTTTCGTTTTTTATCCAGCTGACTTTACCTTTGTTTGCCCAACTGAACTTGGTGATGTAGCAGATCATTACGAAGAACTTCAAAAAATGGGTGTAGAAGTGTATTCTGTTTCTACAGATACTCACTTTGTTCACAAAGCATGGCATGAAGCAAGTGACACAATCAAAAAAATCAAATTCCCAATGTTAGGTGATGCCTCAGGAAAAATCACAAGAGGATTCGGGGTTATGATTGAAGATGATGGTCAAGCACTCAGAGGGACATTTGTAGTGAACCCAGAAGGAGTCATCAAAACTGCTGAGATCCACGACTTAGGAATCGGAAGATCAGCGGAAGAGTTGGTTCGAAAAGTACAAGCAGCTCAGTATGTTGCAAACAACGACGGCGAAGTTTGTCCTGCAAAGTGGAAACCAGGTAATACAACATTGAAACCAGGTCTTGACTTGGTAGGAAAAATCTAA
- a CDS encoding PAS domain-containing hybrid sensor histidine kinase/response regulator — protein sequence MATHPSLEIQILSDFEDIVFSIGYPKLEILYTSPSIKTLTGYDSEFFLKNKQSWQNFIYKDDRNLIKHTLKSIRKNKKFRLRIRILTQENRIKYIECRGRLIHNPLNESYRIDGIVSDISDLLPLQKLFEDESIDAKHLLFENNIIFNGTQDSMFLIEVMDTEQFIIRRINLAYEKSTGITQTMIQGKTPSELLGEDVGNVVINNFKRAIQAKKTISYEESFAMPAGTKIWITELTPVEVDGKFKYIVGASKDITEQKLAENALKEYNERYSLILEASSDGWFDWDLINNTVIYSRRWWLEFGNNDKPENVPIGYWQSLIHPDDVGWVSEFLENILSSQRETFEFTFQMKKRKGNYVHVLSRCYIQRDASGNKIRMLGSNTDLTETKKIEYTLRHAKELAEAANLAKGNFLANMSHEIRTPLNGIIGFTELLLNSPLQEEQKEYLKNIFLSGKSLLELVNQILDFSKIDSGKIEFESISTNLKDLAQSTVDLFQISAATKGIALQLNIDENLPTYILLDPLRIRQILSNLIGNAIKFTHEGSVNISILQKEKIGDIVTIEFEVADTGIGIDINSQSKLFDTFSQADTSITRKYGGTGLGLSITNELLLKMNSKLNIKSELNVGSKFSFTLKLESKSVGETAKTIFQEKPFTNDEITKVQKPEFQNDVLIVEDNELNRKLLSKLLQNKYPNISLRYAVDGVDALEKFQFQKPDLIIMDLQMPIMDGYTATIEIRKLEKDQIKKTSIVALTAGAYYSVKDSAMESGMDDFLTKPISAAYLYETVEKWLTSGRV from the coding sequence ATGGCAACTCATCCTTCCCTCGAAATCCAAATATTGTCAGATTTTGAGGATATTGTCTTTTCGATAGGATATCCAAAATTAGAAATTCTTTATACAAGTCCTTCCATCAAGACACTCACTGGTTATGATAGTGAGTTTTTTTTGAAAAACAAACAATCTTGGCAAAATTTTATTTATAAGGACGACAGAAATTTAATCAAACACACGTTAAAATCGATTCGTAAAAATAAGAAATTCCGTCTTCGAATTAGAATTTTAACCCAAGAGAATCGAATCAAATACATTGAATGCAGAGGAAGATTAATCCACAATCCATTAAATGAATCGTATAGAATTGATGGAATTGTTTCAGATATTTCTGACTTACTTCCCTTACAAAAATTATTTGAAGATGAATCAATTGACGCCAAACATCTATTATTCGAAAATAATATCATTTTTAATGGCACTCAAGATTCCATGTTTTTGATTGAAGTGATGGATACTGAACAATTTATCATTCGCCGTATCAATTTAGCATATGAGAAATCAACCGGGATCACACAGACAATGATCCAAGGGAAAACTCCCAGTGAACTTTTAGGGGAAGATGTTGGAAACGTAGTCATTAATAATTTCAAAAGAGCAATCCAAGCCAAAAAAACAATCTCTTACGAAGAGAGTTTTGCGATGCCTGCAGGAACAAAAATATGGATCACCGAACTCACACCTGTTGAAGTTGATGGAAAATTTAAATACATTGTAGGTGCCAGTAAAGATATCACCGAACAAAAATTAGCAGAAAATGCATTAAAAGAGTACAATGAAAGATATTCACTTATCTTAGAAGCTAGCTCCGATGGATGGTTTGATTGGGATTTGATCAATAATACGGTGATATATTCCAGAAGATGGTGGTTAGAATTTGGCAATAATGATAAACCTGAGAATGTTCCTATAGGATATTGGCAAAGCTTGATTCATCCTGACGATGTAGGTTGGGTTAGTGAATTTTTAGAGAATATATTATCCTCACAAAGAGAAACATTTGAATTTACCTTCCAAATGAAAAAACGTAAAGGGAATTACGTTCATGTATTATCTAGATGTTATATCCAAAGAGATGCCTCAGGTAATAAGATACGAATGTTAGGTTCGAATACAGACCTTACGGAAACAAAAAAAATAGAGTATACATTACGTCATGCAAAAGAATTAGCTGAAGCAGCGAATTTAGCAAAAGGTAATTTTTTGGCAAATATGAGCCATGAAATTAGAACCCCATTAAATGGAATCATTGGTTTTACTGAACTCTTGCTCAATTCTCCTCTACAAGAAGAACAAAAAGAATACCTAAAAAATATATTTTTATCAGGAAAAAGTTTATTAGAGTTAGTAAATCAAATTTTAGATTTTTCTAAAATTGACTCTGGCAAAATTGAATTCGAATCCATTAGTACAAATTTGAAGGACTTAGCACAATCTACTGTAGATTTATTTCAAATTTCCGCGGCTACCAAAGGAATCGCATTACAATTAAATATCGATGAAAATTTACCAACTTATATTTTGTTAGACCCTTTACGCATACGTCAAATTCTATCTAACTTAATTGGCAATGCTATCAAGTTTACCCATGAAGGTTCTGTGAACATTTCGATCCTCCAAAAAGAAAAAATTGGGGATATTGTAACAATAGAATTTGAAGTTGCTGATACGGGAATTGGCATCGATATCAATTCGCAATCAAAACTTTTTGATACTTTTTCACAAGCCGATACATCCATTACTCGAAAGTACGGTGGCACTGGTCTTGGATTATCAATTACAAATGAACTCTTATTAAAAATGAATTCTAAACTGAACATTAAAAGTGAATTAAATGTAGGAAGTAAGTTTAGTTTCACATTAAAATTAGAATCAAAATCCGTCGGTGAGACTGCTAAAACTATATTCCAAGAAAAACCATTTACAAATGATGAAATAACCAAAGTCCAAAAACCAGAATTTCAAAATGATGTTCTGATTGTGGAAGACAATGAATTAAATCGTAAATTATTATCAAAGTTATTACAAAATAAATATCCTAACATTAGTTTGCGTTATGCAGTAGATGGCGTTGATGCACTAGAAAAATTTCAATTCCAAAAACCTGACCTCATCATAATGGACTTACAAATGCCAATTATGGACGGATACACTGCCACAATTGAAATTAGAAAATTAGAAAAGGATCAGATCAAAAAAACTTCAATTGTTGCTTTAACAGCCGGGGCGTATTATTCTGTAAAAGATTCGGCGATGGAATCTGGAATGGATGATTTTTTGACCAAACCAATTTCCGCCGCCTACCTTTATGAAACTGTTGAAAAGTGGTTAACTTCAGGCCGAGTGTAA
- a CDS encoding PP2C family protein-serine/threonine phosphatase: MRILSFFFPIFFTTILSLVAEPVAISADTIVSLAENWTFTTSEITHPIKVGKGLSSQGFLPPVHGYYETTFTFKPNKKPLGIYLDRVQEVDTLIVNGITLGQTGKILPDGSYLPNWYYKRLYYIPNEVLKENSPNQLRIEIHFRNQTFQGGIFRRIPVMGNYDKLQELILLEDGRDFCFIMLFFGIGAYQIFSILLKRQAKTNFYLLLSTLFFVMWRLPLLNISYTYTDYSFIFWLKLFFTSQTFLPVSIFLFSYSLFQNKLYLKERLLVIFLISIAFFQTWDIELPTRILLLRIWEFTLLLVVFFVLRAVIRAARAKKTEAYFLSVGFVCICIGATFDIIIDVTSGKNVYLTQYGFLVLMILSGVAISYRNAKNESELSILTKDLEQRVRERTIELREKNQDLEQDLFFASQLQSYLLPKNHPNTQGIRIHTTYLPMRQVGGDLYDWVELDENRLILLIADVAGHGVPAAFVSSMVKVQFRESTKSIHSPKQILEHMNQALTSLVSRYFITACCALVDTKENTIIFSTAGHPNPILYNKIRKSFEFMNIKGPIIGWKESFTFTEWKHQIQKGDRYFFFTDGVTEARAENKLFGEGKILDLLEKGKNKDIKSLSQEIVVQITKYSDAELKDDVTFFFVDII; encoded by the coding sequence ATGAGAATTCTCTCATTTTTTTTCCCAATTTTTTTCACTACGATCCTTTCTCTCGTAGCCGAACCTGTCGCCATAAGTGCAGATACGATCGTATCTCTAGCTGAAAATTGGACATTTACCACAAGCGAAATCACACATCCCATTAAAGTAGGAAAAGGTCTCTCCTCACAAGGATTTCTTCCTCCTGTCCATGGTTATTATGAAACCACTTTTACATTCAAACCAAACAAAAAACCTCTAGGTATTTACTTAGACCGTGTTCAAGAAGTAGATACACTCATTGTGAATGGAATTACACTGGGCCAAACAGGTAAAATTTTACCCGATGGATCTTATCTTCCCAATTGGTATTACAAACGACTTTATTACATTCCCAATGAAGTTCTCAAAGAAAATTCTCCAAACCAATTAAGAATCGAAATCCATTTTCGAAACCAAACATTCCAAGGTGGAATTTTTAGAAGAATTCCTGTTATGGGAAATTATGACAAATTACAAGAACTGATTCTTTTAGAAGATGGAAGGGATTTTTGTTTTATCATGTTGTTTTTTGGAATTGGTGCTTACCAAATCTTTTCAATTCTACTAAAACGTCAGGCGAAAACTAATTTCTACTTATTATTATCAACGTTATTCTTTGTTATGTGGAGACTTCCGTTACTCAATATTAGTTATACATATACAGATTATAGTTTTATCTTTTGGTTAAAACTATTTTTTACTTCTCAAACATTTTTGCCAGTCTCCATCTTTTTATTCAGTTATTCACTTTTTCAAAACAAACTCTATTTAAAAGAACGGTTGTTAGTTATTTTTCTCATCTCAATTGCATTTTTTCAAACTTGGGATATTGAATTACCTACTCGAATTTTGTTACTAAGGATTTGGGAATTTACACTTTTACTTGTAGTGTTCTTTGTATTAAGAGCTGTCATCCGAGCAGCACGTGCAAAAAAAACGGAAGCTTACTTTTTATCAGTAGGTTTTGTTTGTATTTGTATTGGAGCAACATTTGATATCATCATTGATGTTACATCTGGTAAAAATGTATATTTAACTCAATATGGATTTTTAGTTCTAATGATCCTTTCTGGTGTAGCTATTTCCTATCGGAATGCCAAAAATGAATCTGAACTTTCGATTCTCACAAAAGACTTGGAACAACGAGTCCGCGAAAGAACAATAGAACTCCGCGAAAAAAACCAAGACCTCGAACAAGACTTATTTTTTGCATCACAACTCCAAAGTTATTTGTTACCAAAAAATCATCCGAATACCCAAGGGATTCGGATCCATACAACTTATTTGCCAATGAGGCAAGTCGGAGGAGACTTATATGATTGGGTTGAATTGGATGAAAATAGATTAATTTTACTGATTGCAGATGTTGCAGGGCATGGTGTACCCGCAGCTTTCGTATCATCAATGGTAAAAGTACAATTTCGTGAATCTACCAAATCCATTCACTCTCCAAAACAAATTTTGGAACATATGAACCAAGCACTTACTTCTCTTGTTAGTCGTTATTTTATTACTGCCTGTTGTGCCTTAGTAGATACAAAAGAAAACACAATTATATTTTCTACTGCAGGGCATCCAAATCCAATTCTATACAACAAAATTCGCAAATCTTTTGAATTTATGAATATCAAAGGTCCCATCATCGGATGGAAAGAAAGTTTCACTTTCACTGAATGGAAACACCAAATTCAAAAAGGTGATCGGTATTTCTTTTTTACAGACGGAGTAACAGAAGCTAGGGCAGAAAATAAATTATTTGGTGAAGGCAAAATTCTTGATTTATTAGAGAAAGGTAAAAACAAAGACATCAAATCTTTATCGCAAGAAATAGTTGTCCAAATCACCAAATATTCTGATGCAGAATTAAAAGATGATGTCACCTTTTTCTTTGTTGATATAATCTAA
- the ahpF gene encoding alkyl hydroperoxide reductase subunit F, translating to MLDESTKQQVKQYFERIKNPITIHLYSGEHEKREELVSFLNDILSLSPLISLENSNDLSDGLRFSILSNGNPTGIHFSGIPMGHEFTSFILAILQSGGNPIKLEEGILSAVSRLNGEFRFETFISLDCHNCPEVVQTLNSFALVNSNISHNMIDGAMYPDLVKERNIQGVPAVYLNGERFLSGKAEASVIFDKLLELYSIPSANDSNEEMESPKQVYDVTVIGGGPSGVTAAVYAARKGLNTLVIADRLGGQVKDTLGIENIISIPYTTGPELTNVLADQLDKNQIKKKENVRVQKIEPGQIKIIHLNTGEKIHTKTIILSTGAKWRELNVPGEKEYVGKGVAYCPHCDGPFFKDKDVAVVGGGNSGVEAALDLSGIVKSVTLVEFGDKLNADKVLLDKVASSPNIKTLTKAQTTEIQTGEDKVIGLTYKDRSTEEIATIPLDGVFVQIGLVPNSGFVKDIVATNRFGEILVDKKCKTNVDGIFACGDVTNTPYKQIIIAMGEGAKAAISAFEYLLHSA from the coding sequence ATGTTAGATGAATCAACAAAACAACAGGTAAAACAATACTTTGAAAGAATTAAAAACCCGATAACAATTCACTTGTATTCCGGTGAACATGAAAAAAGGGAAGAACTTGTTAGTTTTCTAAATGATATTCTGTCATTGAGTCCGCTCATAAGTCTTGAAAACTCAAATGATTTATCTGATGGACTCCGGTTTTCCATTTTGTCGAACGGTAACCCAACAGGAATCCATTTTTCTGGAATCCCAATGGGCCACGAATTCACATCTTTTATTCTTGCGATCCTACAATCAGGTGGAAATCCGATCAAATTAGAAGAAGGGATTTTGTCCGCCGTATCAAGGTTAAATGGTGAATTTCGTTTTGAAACTTTTATATCACTTGATTGTCATAATTGTCCAGAGGTGGTACAAACCTTAAATAGTTTTGCCTTGGTGAACTCTAACATTTCTCACAATATGATAGATGGTGCGATGTATCCAGATTTGGTAAAGGAAAGGAATATCCAAGGAGTTCCTGCTGTTTACTTAAATGGGGAACGTTTTTTAAGTGGAAAGGCAGAGGCATCTGTTATCTTTGATAAACTTTTGGAATTATATTCCATTCCTTCTGCAAATGATTCGAACGAGGAAATGGAAAGTCCAAAACAAGTTTATGATGTGACCGTAATTGGTGGTGGTCCATCAGGAGTGACTGCTGCAGTTTACGCAGCAAGAAAAGGATTGAATACCCTTGTCATTGCAGATCGATTGGGTGGGCAAGTAAAGGATACATTGGGTATAGAAAATATCATATCTATTCCTTACACAACAGGTCCTGAACTTACCAATGTGTTAGCTGACCAACTTGATAAAAATCAAATTAAGAAAAAAGAAAATGTACGAGTACAAAAAATTGAACCAGGGCAAATCAAAATCATTCATTTGAATACAGGGGAAAAAATCCATACTAAAACTATTATCCTTTCAACAGGTGCTAAGTGGAGAGAGCTAAATGTGCCTGGTGAAAAGGAGTATGTAGGCAAAGGAGTTGCATACTGTCCACATTGTGATGGTCCATTTTTTAAAGATAAAGATGTGGCTGTTGTTGGAGGGGGTAACTCTGGAGTGGAAGCAGCTCTTGATCTAAGTGGGATTGTGAAATCTGTCACTTTGGTTGAGTTTGGTGATAAATTAAATGCAGACAAAGTATTATTAGATAAAGTGGCTAGTTCACCCAATATAAAAACTCTAACGAAAGCACAAACAACAGAAATCCAAACTGGCGAAGATAAAGTGATAGGATTAACCTACAAAGATCGATCAACAGAAGAAATAGCAACGATTCCTTTAGACGGTGTTTTTGTCCAAATTGGACTCGTACCAAACAGTGGTTTTGTGAAAGATATAGTTGCTACCAATCGATTTGGGGAAATTTTGGTCGATAAAAAATGTAAAACCAATGTGGATGGAATATTTGCTTGTGGAGATGTTACCAACACTCCCTACAAACAAATTATCATTGCAATGGGAGAGGGCGCAAAGGCAGCAATTAGTGCTTTTGAGTATCTTTTACACTCGGCCTGA